A genomic window from Gossypium hirsutum isolate 1008001.06 chromosome D12, Gossypium_hirsutum_v2.1, whole genome shotgun sequence includes:
- the LOC107945903 gene encoding cytochrome P450 78A9: MGSDIESVWLFALASKCKAFSQQNTAWPILIIALAWLVMTVVYWVHPGGPAWGKYRFKKCAITITNKPIPGPRGLPLIGSMNMMASSLAHHRIATIAETCKAKRLMAFSLGDTRVIVTCNPEVAKEILNSSVFADRPVKESAYRLMFNRAIGFAPYGVYWRTLRRIAATHLFCPKQIKNSEEQRRFIADELVNLFGRHGHERSFIVREVVKRASLNNMMVSIFGRKYKLDCDNNEVDELRGLVDEGYDLLGTLNWSDHLPWLAQFDPQNIRVRCSNLVPKVSGFVGRIIAQHRARTNEEACDLVDVLLSLQGADKLSDSDMIAVLWEMIFRGTDTVAVLIEWILARIVVHPDVQARVHDELDKVVGRSRAVDESDVMNLIYLMAVIKEVLRLHPPGPLLSWARLAITDTTVDGYHVPKGTMAMVNMWAIARDPQEWADPTVFVPDRFVAKTGKVEFSVLGSDLRLAPFGSGRRTCPGKNLGLTTVSFWVATLLHEFEWLPSDQNSVDLSEVLKLSCEMANALKVKIRPRRKLT; encoded by the exons ATGGGAAGTGACATAGAGAGTGTTTGGCTCTTTGCCCTCGCATCTAAATGCAAAGCTTTTTCTCAACAGAACACTGCATGGCCAATTTTGATCATAGCTTTAGCTTGGCTGGTTATGACCGTAGTGTATTGGGTTCACCCTGGTGGTCCAGCTTGGGGCAAATATAGGTTCAAAAAGTGTGCTATCACTATCACTAATAAGCCAATACCAGGACCAAGAGGGTTGCCTTTAATCGGTAGCATGAACATGATGGCTAGCTCTTTAGCTCATCATCGGATTGCTACCATAGCCGAAACATGTAAAGCCAAGAGACTTATGGCTTTTAGCCTCGGTGATACCCGTGTTATCGTTACGTGTAACCCGGAGGTGGCTAAAGAGATTCTTAATAGCTCTGTGTTTGCTGATCGGCCGGTGAAAGAATCGGCTTATAGGTTGATGTTTAACAGAGCAATTGGGTTTGCTCCTTATGGTGTCTATTGGCGAACACTGAGGAGAATTGCGGCTACTCACCTGTTTTGTCCTAAACAAATAAAGAATTCCGAAGAACAGAGACGGTTCATTGCTGATGAACTGGTGAACTTATTCGGTCGTCACGGCCATGAACGAAGCTTCATCGTACGGGAAGTGGTGAAACGTGCTTCGTTGAATAACATGATGGTGTCGATATTTGGTCGGAAATATAAGTTGGATTGTGATAACAATGAAGTTGATGAACTTAGAGGTTTGGTTGATGAAGGGTATGATTTGTTGGGGACATTGAATTGGTCTGATCATTTGCCATGGTTAGCACAATTTGATCCTCAAAATATCAGGGTTCGATGCTCGAACCTTGTACCTAAAGTTAGTGGCTTTGTCGGTCGAATTATAGCCCAACACCGAGCTCGAACTAACGAGGAAGCTTGTGACTTGGTCGACGTGTTGCTGTCTCTTCAAGGTGCCGATAAATTATCCGATTCCGACATGATCGCCGTTCTGTGG gaAATGATATTCAGGGGAACTGATACAGTGGCAGTGTTGATTGAGTGGATATTGGCTAGGATTGTGGTTCACCCTGATGTACAAGCAAGGGTTCATGATGAGCTTGATAAGGTTGTTGGTAGATCAAGAGCCGTTGATGAGTCTGATGTGATGAACTTGATTTATCTAATGGCTGTGATCAAGGAGGTTCTAAGGTTACATCCACCTGGTCCGTTACTATCATGGGCTCGCTTAGCTATTACTGATACAACCGTTGATGGGTATCATGTGCCAAAAGGGACCATGGCAATGGTGAACATGTGGGCTATAGCAAGGGACCCACAAGAGTGGGCAGACCCGACTGTGTTTGTGCCCGATAGATTCGTGGCTAAAACGGGTAAGGTGGAGTTTTCCGTACTGGGTTCGGATCTTAGGTTGGCTCCATTCGGGTCGGGTAGGCGAACATGCCCCGGAAAGAACTTGGGGTTGACCACCGTCAGCTTTTGGGTGGCGACCCTTTTGCATGAGTTTGAATGGCTACCGTCGGATCAGAATTCCGTTGACTTATCAGAGGTTCTAAAACTATCTTGTGAAATGGCAAATGCTTTGAAGGTTAAAATTCGCCCTAGGCGTAAGTTAACCTAA
- the LOC107945902 gene encoding cytochrome b5, with product MGSGEKVFVYEDLVKHKDRNDCWLLISGKVYNVTQFLEDHPGGDEVLLAASGKDATNDFEDVGHSDDAREQMQKYYIGEVDATTIPARRMYKAQTSTAATQQEEPGFLFKIIQFLVPLLILGFAFGLQFLGKKEKTET from the exons ATGGGTTCAGGAGAAAAGGTATTTGTTTATGAAGATCTGGTGAAGCACAAAGACAGAAATGATTGTTGGCTTTTGATCTCTGGAAAG GTGTATAATGTAACCCAATTCTTGGAGGACCATCCTGGTGGAGATGAAGTTTTGCTTGCTGCTAGTG GAAAAGATGCGACCAATGATTTCGAAGACGTAGGTCACAGTGATGATGCAAGAGAGCAGATGCAGAAGTACTATATTGGTGAGGTCGATGCCACCACCATTCCCGCACGAAGGATGTACAAAGCACAGACGTCAACCGCGGCAACTCAACAAGAGGAGCCTGGCTTTCTGTTTAAGATTATACAGTTCCTGGTACCCCTCTTGATCTTAGGCTTCGCATTCGGTTTACAGTTCTTGGGGAAGAAGGAAAAAACCGAAACTTAG